From Xanthocytophaga agilis:
CACCATCAATGGTAGCGGCAATCCGGCTTTGTTTCAGATCCGATCGACCAGCAATGGGGTAGCGTCCAAGAATTTGCAGGTATTCAACAATGCCTTTGATGTGAGTACAGGCGGTCAGATCACAGCGGTAACATATGAAGGAGGCACAGCCCAGCCACAGGGATTAGTAGTGAGCAACAACCATCACAGTGAGCCATTCTCGGCTATTTCTTCAGGGGCATCGGTAAGCAACAACACTCAGACTACTCCAGCTTTGTTACGTTCTGGGGCTTTAGCTTTGCCATATTTATCTACAGCTGAAGGTAGTAATCTGATAGATAAAGGAACAAGCAGTTTGCCAGCAGCCCCTATTGCAATGAAATATAGTGGTAACAGCCCTGATATTGGTGCTTATGAATCTGGAGGAACAGGAATCGCCAACCAATTACCAGTAGTAAGCTTGGCAAATCCAGTAGCAAATGCTTCGTATCCAACTGGAAGTAGCATCAACCTGACTGCTAATGCATCTGATGCAGATGGTTCAATCGCTAAAGTAGAGTTTTATGTTGGATCTACGAAAGTTGGAGAGAAAACAAGTTCTCCTTATTCTTTCAGCTGGAATGCGGCTACGGCTGGAACCTATGCGCTAACAGCAAAAGCAACAGATAATAAAGGTGGAGTGACTACTTCCTCTGCAGTTAATGTAACAATTACATCTCCAAATCAAGCACCAACTATAGCGATTTCATCTCCTGCTAACAATACATCGTTTACTTCAGGTAATGCTATTACTATCACTGCTAATGCTGCAGATACAGATGGAAAAGTAGGTAAAGTTGAGTTCTTTGCAGGAACAAGCAAAATAGGTGAGACAACAACAGCTCCTTACACAATCAACTGGACACCTTCTGCAACAGGAACGTATGCTTTAACAGCAAAAGCAACTGATGATAAAACAGGTGTTGCTACTTCTACTATCGTTAGTGTTTCTGTAAATGCGATAAACAAATTGCCGGTAGTAAGTCTGACCGCACCAACCGCAAATGCAACTTTCACAACTGGAAACGTAACAGTTACAGCTTCTGCTACAGACAGTGATGGTTCAATTGCTAAAGTAGAGTTTTATGTTGGATCTACGAAAGTTGGAGAGAAAACAAGTTCTCCTTATTCTTTCAGCTGGAATGCGGCTACGGCTGGAACCTATGCGCTAACAGCAAAAGCAACAGACAATAAAGGTGGAGTGACTACTTCCTCTGCAATATCAGTAGTGATTAATGCACCTGTTAATAAAGCCCCTGTTGTTGCATTAACATCTCCTTCTGCTAATGCAGGTTTTCAAACAGGCGCAACAATTACAGCTACAGCTTCTGCTACAGACAGTGATGGTTCAATTGCTAAAGTAGAGTTTTATGCAGGTGCAGTTAAGATTGGCGAAAAAACAGCATCACCTTATTCAGTTACATGGAGCACTACTACAGTTGGAACTTATTCTTTAACTGCAAAGGCTACTGATAACAAAGGATCTGTTACAACATCATCTGCGATAAGTGTAATTGTTAGTACTCAACCAGCAGCTAATAAACTACCAGTAGTAAGCTTGGCAAATCCAGTAGCAAATGCTTCGTATCCAACTGGAAGTAGCATCAACCTGACTGCTAATGCATCTGATGCAGATGGTTCAATCGCTAAAGTAGAGTTTTATGTTGGATCTACGAAAGTTGGAGAGAAAACAAGTTCTCCTTATTCTTTCAGCTGGAATGCGGCTACGGCTGGAACCTATGCGCTAACAGCAAAAGCAACAGATAATAAAGGTGGAGTGACTACTTCCTCTGCAGTTAATGTAACAATTACATCTCCAAATCAAGCACCAACTATAGCGATTTCATCTCCTGCTAACAATACATCGTTTACTTCAGGTAATGCTATCACTATCACTGCTAATGCTGCAGATACAGATGGAAAAGTAGGTAAAGTTGAGTTCTTTGCAGGAACAAGCAAAATAGGTGAGACAACAACAGCTCCTTACACAATCAACTGGACACCTTCTGCAACAGGAACGTATGCTTTAACAGCAAAAGCAACTGATGATAAAACAGGTGTTGCTACTTCTACTATCGTTAGTGTTTCTGTAACATCTGGAGCAACAGCAACAACAGGAGATGGATTGAATGGACAACTGTATACCCAATTTGGATTCACAGTTCCTAAAACACGCGAATCTATCGCAGGACAGGCAGCAGCATTTACCTTCACTTCGACAGCTGTAGATTATCCAAACGGAAGTGCTAATACATCATCATATTCAAGTTCATGGGGATCATGGCTAGGTAGTGACGGTTCAGGTGCACCAAATCAGAATCTGGAAACATCAACTGTAAAGTTATTTGGATATATTGAAATTAAGCCAGAATTCGATGTTCAGCCAGGTAATAGTACTATTGATGTTGACTTTACATTGTATTCACAAGGTCATGCTGCAATGACTGTTAATGGAGTACAAGTAACTATAAACGAAGAAAACTGGGCATTTAACTCCAATACAGCTCGTGTAAGTTTTGCTGGAACTGGTTTCTATACAATTGAAATCATTCAAAGTATGTGTTGGGATAATGCAGGGCTTGAACTATACAGCAGCATCCCTGGAACTGTAAATCCTGGTAGAGGTTCATCTGCGACACCTACAATTGTTCCAAAAAATGTTCTGTATAAAAAGATCCCAACGGCTACTGCAGCTAACTCTGGTAGAACATCTTCTGCTGCAAGTCTGGTAGCTTATCCAAATCCTTCGAATGGTGATCAGGTTGCATTCAAAATAGATGATCAGAGCCAGAATGGACAAGACATGGTAGTTACTTTCTATAACTTAAATGGTAATGTAGCTTTCCAACAAAATGTAGAAGTTGTAGATGGAATTATTCAATTACAGAACCTTACTTTAAATAAAGGTATGTATACTGTAACAGTAAGAGGACAGAAAGGTATACAACATTCTAAAGTTGTTATCCAATAAAATACATGTATGAACTAAAACAAAAAGCGCTGATCTTTGCAGATCAGCGCTTTTTGTTTTAGCTATAATTCACAGGCTATTAATTACATCTTCTGAAGGAAACAGGTCTTCAATACAATATTTACTTTGTCAACTCTACAATCTACCTCCTCTTCATCATCTGTCAAACGAATATTTTTCACAACAGTTCCCCTTTTTAAAGTAATAGAAGAGCCTTTTACTTTTAGATCTTTTATCAATTTTACAGAATCACCATCATTCAATAGTGTTCCATTACTATCTTTTACTTCCATGATTAATGTGTTTGGGTATATTCGGCACAAAAGTATAATATAATTCACACTACACATAACACACTTTTATCGGAGATTCATTCTTATATTATTTGCAAGATCTAAATAGTTATAATGACTGTCTTCTGATCATAGAAAACGGGGTTTTAATACGAAGTTTCTTTTTATCCAGTAACAAGGCAGCAGCCGTGCGCCCCATAGTCTCAAAGTCAGTAGTTATAACTGTAATAGACAACAATTCCTTTAAAGTTGCGTCATTAAAAGACACTACTCCAACTTCTTTTCCTATCTCATAAGGAGTCTGACGAATTTTCTTAATAATCTCAGCAAGGTCTGTTTCCTCTATAACAATATATGCTGTTGATGAAGCTATTTTTTCATCCATTGCATTTTCAATTATAACAAACTTTTTCTGGTAGTGAATACAATACAATTTAAACCCACGTGCAATCTCCTGTGGATAGTTGCCATCACTGGGAAATACAAGTACTACTCGTTCATATTTTTTTAACAGATCCTCCCCTGTCTCGAGTGCCTGGTAAATATCTTTTTCAAAATCCTGGTATACAGAAATGATTTCCCCCTTTACTTCCGGAAGATCTTTATCTAATAAGATTAATTCATCCCTGGGAATTTGTTCCAATGTTTGCTGGATGTCTACTTTATCTATGTTTTCATAAAAATGAGGTATCACTACATAATAATGATATTTGCCCAGATTCTTTTCTATGATCTCTCTGAAAAGAGTTGCATTGTAATGATGAATATGTAAGTCAACAGTTGCCTTATCCCCAAGGGCTTTCAAGAAAGAGTAATAGACAATTTTCTTATAAGAACTTAATTTATTCATCACCAACAGAATACGAATTTTGTTAGTAGGAGAACCTTCCACATAGAATCCTTTTCCTGCCACAGATGAAATATATCCCAGTTCCTTCAGTTCCCTATAGGCTTTTTCTACAGTATCACGTCC
This genomic window contains:
- a CDS encoding Ig-like domain-containing protein is translated as TINGSGNPALFQIRSTSNGVASKNLQVFNNAFDVSTGGQITAVTYEGGTAQPQGLVVSNNHHSEPFSAISSGASVSNNTQTTPALLRSGALALPYLSTAEGSNLIDKGTSSLPAAPIAMKYSGNSPDIGAYESGGTGIANQLPVVSLANPVANASYPTGSSINLTANASDADGSIAKVEFYVGSTKVGEKTSSPYSFSWNAATAGTYALTAKATDNKGGVTTSSAVNVTITSPNQAPTIAISSPANNTSFTSGNAITITANAADTDGKVGKVEFFAGTSKIGETTTAPYTINWTPSATGTYALTAKATDDKTGVATSTIVSVSVNAINKLPVVSLTAPTANATFTTGNVTVTASATDSDGSIAKVEFYVGSTKVGEKTSSPYSFSWNAATAGTYALTAKATDNKGGVTTSSAISVVINAPVNKAPVVALTSPSANAGFQTGATITATASATDSDGSIAKVEFYAGAVKIGEKTASPYSVTWSTTTVGTYSLTAKATDNKGSVTTSSAISVIVSTQPAANKLPVVSLANPVANASYPTGSSINLTANASDADGSIAKVEFYVGSTKVGEKTSSPYSFSWNAATAGTYALTAKATDNKGGVTTSSAVNVTITSPNQAPTIAISSPANNTSFTSGNAITITANAADTDGKVGKVEFFAGTSKIGETTTAPYTINWTPSATGTYALTAKATDDKTGVATSTIVSVSVTSGATATTGDGLNGQLYTQFGFTVPKTRESIAGQAAAFTFTSTAVDYPNGSANTSSYSSSWGSWLGSDGSGAPNQNLETSTVKLFGYIEIKPEFDVQPGNSTIDVDFTLYSQGHAAMTVNGVQVTINEENWAFNSNTARVSFAGTGFYTIEIIQSMCWDNAGLELYSSIPGTVNPGRGSSATPTIVPKNVLYKKIPTATAANSGRTSSAASLVAYPNPSNGDQVAFKIDDQSQNGQDMVVTFYNLNGNVAFQQNVEVVDGIIQLQNLTLNKGMYTVTVRGQKGIQHSKVVIQ
- a CDS encoding alkylphosphonate utilization protein, translated to MEVKDSNGTLLNDGDSVKLIKDLKVKGSSITLKRGTVVKNIRLTDDEEEVDCRVDKVNIVLKTCFLQKM
- a CDS encoding GntR family transcriptional regulator — translated: MYRLQINPEEKTPKYKQIVSSVIHDIGKGILKRGDHLPSINYVSEEYYLGRDTVEKAYRELKELGYISSVAGKGFYVEGSPTNKIRILLVMNKLSSYKKIVYYSFLKALGDKATVDLHIHHYNATLFREIIEKNLGKYHYYVVIPHFYENIDKVDIQQTLEQIPRDELILLDKDLPEVKGEIISVYQDFEKDIYQALETGEDLLKKYERVVLVFPSDGNYPQEIARGFKLYCIHYQKKFVIIENAMDEKIASSTAYIVIEETDLAEIIKKIRQTPYEIGKEVGVVSFNDATLKELLSITVITTDFETMGRTAAALLLDKKKLRIKTPFSMIRRQSL